The following coding sequences lie in one Oryza brachyantha chromosome 10, ObraRS2, whole genome shotgun sequence genomic window:
- the LOC102700181 gene encoding flotillin-like protein 1 codes for MGFAYRIASASEYLAITGYGIDDVKLAKKAWVAPGQRCTRFDISPVNYTFEVQAMSAEKLPFILPAVFTIGPRADDDDCLLRYAKLISPHDKLSHHVNELVKGVIEGETRVLAASMTMEEIFQGTKSFKQAVFENVQLELNQFGLVIYNANVKQLVDVAGHEYFSYLGQKTQQEAVNQAKVDVAEARMKGEVGAKERDGMTRQNAAKVDAETKVYTVKRQGEGAKEEARVKAEVKVFENEREAEVAEANADLAMKKAGWQRQAMVAEVEAAKAVAIRDAQLQVEVERTNAARQTEKLKAEHLSKAVVDYEMKVQQANWELYNRQKAAEALLYEQEKQAEARRASAEAAFFTRQREAEAELYAKRKEAEGLVAMGDAQSAYLSAMLAALGGSYAALRDYLMVSSGAYQEMARINADAIRGLEPKISVWGNGGGGEGGDGAGGAMKEVAGVYKMLPPLLTTVNEQTGMLPPAWMGTLTAGGSSSTR; via the exons ATGGGGTTCGCGTACCGGATAGCGAGCGCGTCGGAGTACCTGGCGATCACCGGGTACGGCATCGACGACGTGAAGCTGGCGAAGAAGGCGTGGGTGGCGCCGGGGCAGCGGTGCACCCGCTTCGACATCTCCCCGGTGAACTACACCTTCGAGGTGCAGGCCATGAGCGCCGAGAAGCTCCCCTTCATCCTCCCCGCCGTCTTCACCATCGGCCcccgcgccgacgacgacgactgccTCCTCCGCTACGCCAAGCTCATCTCGCCGCACGACAAGCTCTCCCACCACGTGAACGAGCTCGTCAAGGGCGTCATCGAGGGGGAGACCCGCGTGCTCGCCGCCTCCATGACCATGGAGGAGATCTTCCAGGGCACCAAGTCGTTCAAGCAGGCCGTCTTCGAGAACGTCCAGCTGGAGCTCAACCAGTTCGGCCTCGTCATCTACAACGCCAACGTCAAGCAgctcgtcgacgtcgccggccacGAGTACTTCTCCTACCTCGGGCAGAAGACGCAGCAGGAGGCGGTGAACCAGGCGAAGGTGGACGTGGCGGAGGCGCGGATGAAGGGCGAGGTCGGGGCCAAGGAGAGGGACGGCATGACGCGCCAGAACGCCGCCAAGGTGGACGCCGAGACGAAGGTCTACACGGTGAAGCGGCAGGGCGAGGGGGCcaaggaggaggcgagggTGAAGGCGGAGGTGAAGGTGTTCGAGAACGAgagggaggcggaggtggcggaggcgaACGCCGACCTGGCCATGAAGAAGGCCGGGTGGCAGCGGCAGGCGATGGTGGCCGAAGTGGAGGCCGCCAAGGCTGTCGCCATTCGTGACGCTCAGCtgcaggtggaggtggagcggACCAACGCCGCGAGGCAGACGGAGAAGCTCAAGGCCGAGCACCTCAGCAAGGCAGTTGTTGACTACGAGATGAAG GTGCAACAAGCGAACTGGGAGCTGTACAACCGGCagaaggcggcggaggcgctgcTGTACGAGCAGGAGaagcaggcggaggcgcggcgggCGTCGGCCGAGGCGGCCTTCTTCACACGGCAgcgcgaggccgaggcggagctCTACGCCAAGCGGAAGGAGGCCGAGGGGCTGGTGGCCATGGGCGACGCCCAGAGCGCCTACCTCTCCGCCATGCTCGCCGCGCTCGGCGGCAGCTACGCCGCTCTCCGCGACTACCTCATGGTCAGCTCCGGCGCGTACCAGGAGATGGCGCGCATCAACGCCGACGCCATCAGGGGGCTGGAGCCCAAGATCAGCGTGTggggcaacggcggcggcggcgagggcggcgacggtgccgGTGGCGCGATGAAGGAGGTGGCCGGGGTGTACAAGATGCTGCCGCCGTTGCTGACGACGGTGAACGAGCAGACCGGCATGCTGCCTCCGGCGTGGATGGGCACTCTGACCGCCGGCGGCTCCTCGTCGACCAGGTGA